The Tenacibaculum sp. MAR_2010_89 genome has a window encoding:
- the fusA gene encoding elongation factor G produces MARDLKYTRNIGIAAHIDAGKTTTTERVLYYTGVSHKIGEVHDGAATMDWMEQEQERGITITSAATTCEWKFPVENGEPTKDTKGYHFNIIDTPGHVDFTVEVNRSLRVLDGLVFLFSAVDGVEPQSETNWRLADNYKVPRIGFVNKMDRQGANFMAVCQQVKDMLKSNAVPIVMNIGDEADFKGIVDLVKNRAIVWHDATQGSTFDIVDIPEELKEEASELRGKLIEEVAAYDENLLEKYMEDEDSITEEEVHAALRAAVMDMSIIPMICGSAFKNKGVQFLLDAVCRYLPSPLDKDAIVGTNPDNGEELTRKPDVKEPFAALAFKIATDPFVGRLAFFRSYSGRLDAGSYVLNNRSGKKERISRIYQMHANKQNAIDFIEAGDIGAAVGFKSIKTGDTLSDEKHPIVLESMDFPDPVIGIAVEPKTKADVDKLGMSLAKLAEEDPTFTVRTDEASGQTIISGMGELHLDIIVDRLKREFKVEVNEGQPQVEYKEAITAVADHREVYKKQSGGRGKFADIVFTMEPADEGVQGLQFESIIKGGNVPKEFVPSVEKGFKEAMKNGPLAGYEMDSMKVTLKDGSFHPVDSDQLSFELAAKMGYKAAAKAARAKIMEPLMKLEVLTPEENMGDIVGDLNRRRGQVSDMSDRAGSKVVKALVPLSEMFGYVTALRTMSSGRATSTMEFSHYAETPNNISEEVIANAKG; encoded by the coding sequence ATGGCTAGAGATTTAAAATATACTAGAAATATTGGTATTGCTGCGCATATTGATGCAGGTAAGACTACTACGACTGAGCGTGTATTATATTATACAGGTGTTAGTCATAAGATAGGTGAGGTACATGATGGTGCTGCAACTATGGACTGGATGGAGCAAGAGCAAGAAAGAGGTATTACAATTACTTCTGCTGCTACCACTTGTGAGTGGAAGTTCCCAGTTGAAAATGGAGAGCCTACAAAAGATACTAAAGGATATCACTTTAATATAATTGATACTCCTGGTCACGTTGATTTTACAGTAGAGGTAAACCGTTCATTAAGAGTTCTTGATGGATTAGTTTTCTTATTTAGTGCGGTTGATGGTGTTGAGCCTCAATCTGAAACTAACTGGAGATTAGCAGATAACTATAAAGTTCCACGTATTGGATTCGTTAATAAAATGGATCGTCAAGGTGCTAATTTTATGGCTGTTTGTCAACAAGTAAAAGACATGTTAAAGTCTAATGCTGTGCCAATTGTAATGAATATTGGAGATGAGGCAGATTTTAAAGGTATAGTAGATTTAGTAAAGAACCGTGCTATTGTATGGCATGATGCTACTCAAGGATCTACTTTTGATATTGTTGATATTCCAGAAGAATTAAAAGAAGAAGCTTCAGAATTACGTGGTAAACTTATTGAAGAAGTTGCTGCTTATGATGAAAATCTTTTAGAAAAATATATGGAAGATGAAGACTCTATTACTGAAGAAGAAGTGCATGCTGCTCTTCGTGCTGCTGTAATGGATATGTCAATCATTCCTATGATTTGTGGATCAGCGTTTAAAAATAAAGGTGTTCAGTTCTTATTAGATGCTGTATGTCGTTATTTACCTTCTCCATTAGATAAAGATGCTATTGTTGGAACTAATCCTGATAATGGTGAAGAGCTTACTCGTAAGCCAGATGTAAAAGAGCCTTTTGCTGCTTTAGCATTTAAAATTGCTACTGATCCTTTCGTAGGACGTTTAGCTTTCTTTAGATCTTACTCTGGTCGTTTAGATGCTGGGTCTTATGTTTTAAATAACCGTTCAGGGAAAAAAGAACGTATTTCTCGTATCTATCAAATGCATGCTAATAAGCAAAATGCAATCGATTTTATCGAAGCAGGTGATATTGGTGCTGCTGTAGGATTTAAATCAATTAAAACTGGTGATACTTTATCAGATGAAAAACACCCTATAGTGTTAGAGTCTATGGATTTTCCAGATCCAGTAATTGGTATTGCTGTTGAACCTAAAACTAAAGCGGATGTTGATAAATTAGGTATGTCTTTAGCTAAGTTAGCAGAAGAAGATCCTACTTTTACCGTTAGAACTGATGAAGCGTCAGGGCAAACTATTATCTCAGGAATGGGAGAGTTACACCTTGATATCATTGTTGATCGTTTAAAGCGTGAGTTTAAAGTAGAGGTTAACGAAGGTCAACCTCAAGTAGAGTACAAAGAAGCTATTACTGCAGTTGCTGATCATAGAGAAGTTTATAAAAAACAATCTGGTGGACGTGGTAAATTTGCTGATATTGTATTTACTATGGAACCTGCAGATGAAGGTGTTCAAGGGTTGCAATTTGAATCTATAATTAAAGGTGGTAACGTTCCTAAGGAATTTGTACCGTCAGTAGAAAAAGGATTCAAAGAAGCAATGAAGAATGGTCCTTTAGCTGGTTACGAAATGGATTCTATGAAAGTTACTTTAAAAGATGGATCTTTCCACCCTGTGGATTCTGATCAGTTATCTTTTGAATTGGCTGCAAAAATGGGATATAAAGCTGCTGCAAAAGCTGCAAGAGCTAAAATCATGGAGCCATTAATGAAATTAGAAGTATTGACTCCTGAAGAAAACATGGGAGATATTGTAGGAGATTTAAATAGAAGACGTGGTCAAGTGTCTGACATGAGTGATCGTGCAGGTTCAAAAGTTGTTAAAGCTTTAGTTCCATTATCAGAAATGTTTGGTTATGTTACAGCATTAAGAACAATGTCTTCGGGTAGAGCAACTTCAACTATGGAATTTTCTCATTATGCAGAAACTCCAAATAATATTTCAGAAGAAGTAATTGCAAACGCAAAAGGTTAA
- the rpsG gene encoding 30S ribosomal protein S7, protein MRKRRAKKRVLLPDPRFNDQLVTRFVNNLMWDGKKSVAFKVFYDAIDIVNEKKTDEEKSALEIWKDGLSNVMPHVEVRSRRVGGATFQIPMQIRPDRKVSMAIKWMVSYARKRNEKTMAQRLASEILAAAKEEGAAVKKRTDTHKMAEANKAFSHFRF, encoded by the coding sequence ATGAGGAAAAGAAGAGCTAAAAAAAGAGTTTTATTACCAGATCCAAGGTTTAACGACCAGTTAGTAACACGTTTTGTGAATAACTTAATGTGGGATGGTAAGAAATCTGTAGCATTCAAAGTTTTTTACGATGCAATTGATATCGTAAATGAAAAGAAAACTGACGAGGAGAAGTCAGCTTTAGAAATTTGGAAAGATGGTTTGTCAAATGTGATGCCACACGTAGAAGTTCGTTCTCGTCGTGTAGGTGGAGCTACATTCCAGATTCCTATGCAAATTCGTCCAGACCGTAAAGTATCTATGGCTATTAAATGGATGGTTTCTTATGCGCGTAAGCGTAATGAAAAAACTATGGCACAACGTTTAGCTTCTGAGATTTTAGCAGCTGCTAAAGAAGAAGGTGCTGCAGTTAAAAAACGTACTGATACTCACAAAATGGCTGAGGCAAACAAAGCGTTCTCACACTTCAGATTTTAA
- the rpsL gene encoding 30S ribosomal protein S12: MPTIQQLVRKGRTKITKKSKSAALSACPQRRGVCTRVYTTTPKKPNSAMRKVARVRLTNGNEINAYIPGEGHNLQEHSIVLVRGGRVKDLPGVKYHIVRGALDTAGVEGRTQRRSKYGAKRPKK; encoded by the coding sequence ATGCCAACTATTCAACAATTAGTTCGTAAAGGAAGAACCAAAATAACTAAGAAGAGTAAATCGGCTGCTTTATCGGCATGTCCTCAAAGACGTGGAGTTTGTACGCGTGTTTACACTACCACACCAAAAAAACCTAACTCAGCAATGCGTAAAGTAGCGCGTGTTAGATTAACAAATGGTAATGAAATCAATGCGTATATCCCAGGAGAAGGACATAACCTACAAGAGCACTCGATAGTATTAGTTAGAGGTGGAAGGGTAAAAGATTTGCCAGGTGTTAAGTATCACATTGTTCGTGGAGCATTAGATACAGCTGGAGTTGAGGGAAGAACTCAACGAAGATCAAAATACGGAGCAAAACGCCCAAAAAAGTAA
- a CDS encoding SusC/RagA family TonB-linked outer membrane protein, whose translation MKTKFNGILTLLLALVVQISFAQEKTISGTVSDESGPLPGVSVLKKGSTQGTETDFDGKYSIKAKEGDILVYSFVGMKTTEKIVGASSTINVTLENDNVLNEVVVTALGIKREAKSLGFAQQTVKGEQLTQTREVDINNSIAGKVAGVQMLGAPSSGFGNALIRLRGESDLLYVVDGVKIDNSGDINVDDVESLNVLKGSGATALYGPIGKNGVVVITTKRAKNGKTSFVIDQALQVSNVYILPEYQNEYGGGYSQTFSTLNGQNIPNYAADESWGPKLDGRMVRHWDSWIPGSSEFGNLRPWSANPDNVRNFFNTGITNNTTLSFSKGGDGYSVKTILRNVDIEGVLPNSKRNLKQVSASASFDVSDKLEVYTNINYQYRTTLNDPTGGYGSIASNFNQWFQRQLDMNRLRDSYFQGGKFYTWNIRSTSNVNPLYWDSPYFETDQNIKNQTKNAVYGNVGINYKITDNITLNTEIRRTVNTYKSDARVAFGGLNQTSFTERDRTISSTEFFAMATYNKDLTDNLDLTASVGTELRQWQDRYIDGATSGGLTIPGVYTVASSKDRPTYTNREWNRKNRGLFATASLGYNDMLFLDGTVRSDWNSTANPNDNRVLTYGGSLSFLFNKVINLEELSFGKLRVGYAEAPSFPNINATKNVFQTGNSLNGVVPFFPSATQANAGIQGGIRQEFEIGTELKFFRNRLGLDITYFDRKDINLPIDIPLSGATGFNASTVNSGKFSSNGIEVAINGTPIKNENFTWDVGLNFATLKRQVDELYVNPTTGEAITTDVIDTSWRGLTIEARVGEEYGAIYGRKIRRDANGNMLLSSTGSIQFDQNQYLGNLLPDFTGGLTNSFNYKGINLSFSLDFQKGGKYFSVTQMFNNYAGLGIATVGDNAKGNPVRDPLVDASGAVASGTSINANNVSNTTGGVLVEGVDATSGSAASYFVDSQTYWKRLFALHERWIYDASYVKLRQLSLGYTFPKKIFENTPIETITVNAYANNLWLIYSSVDGVDPSEIENVNNAGLRWEEGGQLPSSRTFGMNIKVKF comes from the coding sequence ATGAAAACAAAGTTTAATGGAATTTTAACGCTACTATTAGCGTTGGTTGTGCAAATTTCTTTTGCACAAGAAAAAACAATTTCAGGTACTGTTTCCGATGAATCTGGACCTTTACCTGGGGTGTCTGTACTTAAAAAAGGGTCTACCCAAGGTACTGAAACAGATTTTGACGGTAAATACTCAATCAAAGCTAAAGAAGGGGATATTCTTGTTTATAGTTTTGTTGGTATGAAAACTACTGAAAAAATTGTAGGTGCTTCAAGTACTATTAACGTAACACTAGAAAATGATAACGTGTTAAACGAAGTAGTAGTTACAGCATTAGGTATTAAGAGAGAAGCAAAAAGTTTAGGTTTTGCTCAACAAACTGTAAAAGGTGAACAACTTACTCAAACTAGAGAAGTAGACATTAACAACTCTATCGCTGGTAAAGTTGCCGGTGTACAAATGTTAGGTGCTCCAAGTTCTGGATTTGGAAACGCTTTAATTCGTTTAAGAGGTGAAAGTGATTTACTTTATGTTGTTGATGGTGTAAAAATCGACAATTCTGGAGATATTAATGTTGATGATGTTGAAAGTCTTAACGTTCTTAAAGGTAGTGGTGCTACTGCATTATATGGTCCTATTGGTAAAAATGGGGTTGTTGTAATTACTACTAAAAGAGCTAAAAACGGAAAAACATCTTTCGTTATTGACCAAGCTTTACAAGTTTCAAATGTATACATCTTACCAGAATATCAAAATGAATATGGTGGTGGATATTCTCAAACTTTTTCAACTTTAAATGGTCAAAACATACCTAACTATGCAGCTGATGAATCTTGGGGTCCTAAATTAGACGGAAGAATGGTTAGACATTGGGATAGTTGGATACCTGGTTCTTCTGAATTTGGTAACTTAAGACCTTGGTCTGCTAACCCAGATAACGTAAGAAACTTCTTTAACACTGGTATTACAAATAATACTACTTTATCTTTTTCTAAAGGAGGAGACGGTTATAGTGTTAAAACTATATTAAGAAATGTTGACATTGAAGGTGTTTTACCTAATTCTAAAAGAAATTTAAAGCAAGTAAGTGCTAGTGCTAGTTTTGATGTATCAGACAAACTTGAAGTTTACACAAACATCAACTACCAATACAGAACTACTTTAAATGACCCTACTGGTGGTTATGGAAGTATTGCTTCTAACTTTAACCAATGGTTCCAAAGACAATTGGATATGAACAGATTAAGAGATTCATATTTCCAAGGAGGTAAATTTTACACATGGAATATTAGAAGTACTTCTAATGTTAACCCTTTATATTGGGATTCTCCATATTTTGAAACTGATCAAAATATTAAGAACCAAACTAAAAATGCTGTTTATGGTAACGTAGGTATTAACTATAAAATTACTGATAACATTACATTAAACACTGAAATCAGAAGAACTGTAAACACTTACAAATCTGATGCAAGAGTTGCTTTTGGAGGATTAAACCAAACATCTTTTACTGAAAGAGACCGTACAATTAGTTCAACTGAATTTTTTGCAATGGCAACTTATAACAAAGATCTTACAGATAATTTAGATTTAACTGCTTCTGTTGGTACTGAATTAAGACAATGGCAAGATAGATATATTGACGGTGCTACTAGTGGAGGTTTAACTATTCCTGGTGTATATACAGTAGCTTCTTCTAAAGACAGACCTACTTATACAAATAGAGAGTGGAATAGAAAGAATAGAGGTTTATTTGCAACTGCTTCTCTTGGATATAATGATATGTTATTCTTAGATGGTACAGTAAGATCTGACTGGAACTCAACTGCAAACCCTAATGATAATAGAGTATTAACTTATGGAGGTTCTTTAAGTTTCTTATTTAACAAAGTAATTAACTTAGAAGAGTTAAGCTTTGGTAAATTACGTGTTGGTTATGCTGAAGCTCCAAGTTTCCCTAACATCAATGCTACTAAAAACGTATTCCAAACTGGAAATTCTTTAAATGGTGTTGTACCATTTTTCCCTTCAGCTACCCAAGCTAATGCTGGTATTCAAGGAGGTATAAGACAAGAGTTTGAAATTGGTACTGAATTAAAATTCTTCAGAAACAGATTAGGTTTAGACATTACATATTTTGATAGAAAAGATATTAACTTACCTATTGATATTCCTTTATCAGGAGCTACAGGATTTAATGCATCTACAGTAAACTCTGGAAAATTTTCTTCTAATGGTATAGAGGTTGCTATAAATGGTACTCCTATTAAAAACGAAAACTTTACTTGGGATGTTGGATTAAACTTTGCAACATTAAAAAGACAAGTTGATGAATTATACGTTAACCCTACAACTGGTGAGGCAATTACAACTGACGTAATTGATACTTCATGGAGAGGTTTAACTATAGAAGCTAGAGTAGGTGAAGAATATGGTGCTATTTACGGTAGAAAAATAAGAAGAGATGCTAACGGAAACATGCTATTAAGTAGTACTGGTAGTATTCAATTTGATCAAAACCAATATTTAGGTAACTTATTACCTGATTTTACTGGAGGTTTAACAAACTCATTTAACTATAAAGGAATTAACTTATCTTTTAGTCTTGATTTCCAAAAAGGTGGAAAATACTTCTCAGTTACTCAAATGTTTAACAACTATGCTGGTTTAGGTATCGCTACAGTTGGAGACAATGCTAAGGGTAACCCAGTAAGAGACCCATTAGTAGATGCTAGTGGTGCTGTTGCATCAGGAACTTCAATAAATGCTAATAATGTATCTAATACAACTGGTGGTGTTTTAGTAGAAGGTGTTGACGCTACTTCAGGAAGTGCAGCTTCTTACTTCGTAGATAGCCAAACTTATTGGAAAAGATTATTTGCTTTACATGAAAGATGGATCTATGATGCTTCTTACGTTAAGTTAAGACAATTATCTTTAGGATATACTTTCCCAAAGAAAATATTTGAAAACACTCCAATAGAAACTATTACAGTTAATGCTTACGCTAACAACTTATGGTTAATTTATTCTAGTGTTGATGGTGTTGATCCTTCTGAGATTGAAAATGTAAACAATGCAGGTTTAAGATGGGAAGAAGGTGGACAGTTACCAAGTAGTAGAACATTTGGTATGAATATTAAAGTTAAATTTTAA
- a CDS encoding SusD/RagB family nutrient-binding outer membrane lipoprotein, translating into MRKNVYRALALATFLVVGYSCESYDFGNTDDNLNNPSAVIPSSLLTASQAKLVGALSLSGTATPSLYVQHLSQTQYTEESRYQTINFGWNINGSGTGQQGNVGIYNKPVLALKTIIDANTNSPAEMAAYGSNNNQIAVARILKAYYFQWMTDRWGMLPYTEALGGVNTPNPKYDTQEFIYKDLFKEIDEALAQIDGGAGPSGDSFFGGDMAKWKKFANTLKMNMAIRLAKVYPNAGDYAATMFNQAMAGAITSSSENIMFACIADDQYDNPYQDDYVDSGRTDECLSDVLVNRLQALNDPRLPKFGAPAASSGNYVGLRYGWAGAGSVPNADVSFMNDDLIKNGTKSLPIFTFAQVSFNKAEAAKLNWISGTVQSYYEAGVKASLEQWGVSAADATTYLGVAGVAYNAATDMNQIAEQKWISLFYQPYEAWAEWRRLDFPVLTAAVDALNGTNQIPTRHAYPSTEPSQNKASYDAAVAAQGADGLFTKLWWDK; encoded by the coding sequence ATGAGAAAAAATGTATATAGAGCTTTAGCATTAGCTACCTTTTTGGTAGTTGGCTACAGCTGTGAATCATACGACTTTGGTAATACTGATGACAACTTAAATAATCCTTCTGCGGTTATACCATCATCTTTACTTACTGCAAGTCAAGCAAAATTAGTAGGTGCCTTGAGTTTATCAGGAACTGCTACACCTTCATTATACGTTCAACATTTATCACAGACTCAATATACTGAGGAGTCTAGATATCAAACAATCAACTTTGGTTGGAATATTAATGGTAGTGGTACTGGACAACAAGGAAATGTAGGGATTTATAACAAACCTGTTTTAGCTCTTAAAACAATTATAGATGCTAATACAAATAGTCCTGCTGAAATGGCTGCTTATGGGTCTAACAACAACCAAATAGCTGTAGCAAGAATTTTAAAAGCTTACTACTTCCAATGGATGACTGACAGATGGGGAATGTTACCATATACTGAAGCTTTAGGTGGTGTAAATACTCCTAATCCAAAATATGATACTCAAGAGTTTATTTATAAAGATTTATTTAAAGAAATAGACGAAGCTCTTGCTCAAATTGATGGTGGTGCAGGTCCTTCTGGAGATAGTTTTTTCGGAGGAGACATGGCTAAATGGAAAAAGTTTGCTAATACTTTAAAAATGAACATGGCTATTCGTTTAGCTAAAGTTTATCCTAATGCAGGTGATTACGCAGCTACAATGTTTAATCAAGCTATGGCTGGTGCAATTACATCTTCAAGTGAAAACATAATGTTTGCTTGTATAGCTGATGACCAGTATGACAACCCTTACCAAGATGATTATGTTGATTCTGGTAGAACTGACGAATGTTTAAGTGATGTTTTAGTTAACAGATTACAAGCTTTAAACGATCCTCGTTTACCTAAATTCGGTGCTCCAGCTGCTTCTTCAGGAAACTATGTTGGTTTACGTTACGGATGGGCAGGAGCAGGATCTGTTCCTAATGCTGATGTGTCTTTCATGAACGATGATTTAATCAAAAATGGAACAAAATCTTTACCTATATTCACATTTGCTCAGGTTTCATTTAACAAAGCAGAAGCTGCCAAGTTAAACTGGATTTCTGGAACTGTTCAGTCTTATTATGAAGCTGGAGTTAAAGCTTCTTTAGAACAATGGGGAGTTTCAGCTGCTGATGCAACAACTTATTTAGGTGTTGCTGGTGTTGCTTATAACGCTGCAACTGATATGAATCAAATTGCTGAGCAAAAATGGATTTCTTTATTCTACCAACCTTATGAAGCTTGGGCTGAATGGAGAAGATTAGATTTCCCTGTATTAACAGCTGCTGTTGATGCTTTAAATGGAACTAATCAAATTCCTACAAGACATGCATATCCTTCAACTGAGCCTAGTCAAAACAAAGCTAGTTATGATGCTGCAGTTGCTGCACAAGGTGCTGATGGTTTATTCACTAAATTATGGTGGGATAAATAA
- a CDS encoding DUF3179 domain-containing (seleno)protein: MKYIFLLFIFAFMFSCSDGIDKNIDDNVNEDKWLVDETYIKEGAPFAFIDNPSFKKVNEIENVSDDDLVIMFNYKGRVKVFPYVYLNYSEVVNDKIDDLEYIASYCPQTKSGICFNKVIGGKSLNMFASGFLFKDNLVLTSQEEDVFWSQMLLTGIKGSQKYMEINDLFSIETTWKTIKDYFPMAQVYYHNLLSRGEVNKYNSVKKAKSTKFFGIVNGGIENSVEVFPYSSFSKLKLNKLIVNGRQTIVIGDESKNIFTSFYEPTGENLELDTSFPLVLKDNKGNRWNIFGEAIEGPKKGTKLASPSFFHAELWAWNFFYKNNVTMHN, from the coding sequence ATGAAGTATATATTTTTGCTTTTTATTTTCGCCTTTATGTTTTCATGCTCAGATGGTATTGATAAGAATATAGATGATAATGTAAATGAAGATAAATGGCTTGTAGACGAAACCTATATAAAAGAAGGAGCTCCGTTTGCTTTTATAGATAACCCTAGTTTCAAGAAAGTAAATGAAATTGAAAATGTATCTGATGATGATCTTGTAATAATGTTTAATTATAAAGGGAGGGTTAAGGTTTTTCCTTATGTTTATTTAAATTATTCTGAAGTTGTAAATGATAAAATAGATGATTTAGAATACATAGCTAGTTATTGTCCACAAACAAAAAGTGGTATTTGTTTTAATAAAGTTATAGGTGGTAAAAGTTTGAACATGTTTGCCTCAGGTTTTTTATTTAAAGATAATTTGGTTTTAACATCACAAGAGGAAGATGTTTTTTGGTCGCAAATGTTACTTACTGGTATTAAAGGGAGTCAAAAATATATGGAGATAAATGATTTATTTTCAATAGAAACAACTTGGAAAACCATTAAAGACTATTTTCCTATGGCTCAAGTGTATTATCATAATTTACTTAGTAGAGGAGAAGTGAATAAGTACAATAGTGTAAAGAAAGCTAAGTCAACTAAGTTTTTTGGTATTGTTAATGGTGGAATTGAAAATTCGGTTGAAGTTTTTCCTTATTCTAGCTTTAGTAAGTTAAAGTTAAATAAGTTAATAGTTAATGGAAGACAAACTATTGTAATAGGTGATGAAAGTAAAAATATTTTCACTTCATTTTATGAACCTACTGGAGAAAATTTAGAACTGGATACTAGTTTTCCTTTAGTATTGAAAGATAATAAAGGAAATAGATGGAATATATTTGGTGAAGCTATTGAAGGACCTAAAAAAGGCACAAAATTAGCTTCACCTAGTTTTTTTCATGCTGAACTATGGGCATGGAATTTTTTCTATAAAAATAATGTTACTATGCATAACTAA
- a CDS encoding YjgN family protein, translated as MEIISSLKTEKKSFKYFGSGVEFAIIFFKNILLTLFTLGLYYPWAKVEILKYHYQSTELDESRFTFHGTGNEVFRGFVKIYIIFILLYGTLIYGLQSGNQITTILTVAIFYLFFILIIPFAIHGAIRYRSSRSSWKGIHFKYLGKRMELFWKFITGMILTILTFGIYGAWFQIEIRKYILSHLRFGNLSFDFKGKGETLFWINLKFILLFYLTLGIYSFWYLKNLWTFYAENTEVTQDGKKVNFKLNIKPGDIFELMIVNFLLIVLTLGIATPWVTIRTFNFIFRFLEIEEGLNTNVIQQTSYDDYDDASGDDLLDFLDLDLL; from the coding sequence ATGGAGATTATTTCTAGTTTAAAAACTGAAAAAAAAAGCTTTAAATATTTTGGTAGTGGAGTTGAATTTGCCATTATTTTTTTTAAAAATATATTATTAACACTTTTTACCTTAGGTCTATACTATCCATGGGCTAAAGTTGAAATTTTAAAATATCATTATCAATCTACAGAATTAGATGAGTCTCGTTTTACTTTTCATGGTACTGGTAATGAGGTTTTTAGAGGATTCGTTAAAATATATATAATTTTTATTCTATTATACGGAACTTTAATTTATGGTTTACAATCTGGAAATCAAATTACAACTATTTTAACTGTTGCTATATTTTATTTATTTTTCATTCTTATCATTCCATTCGCTATTCATGGTGCTATACGTTATCGCTCATCTAGAAGTTCTTGGAAGGGTATTCATTTTAAATATTTAGGTAAAAGAATGGAACTCTTTTGGAAGTTTATTACAGGAATGATTCTAACTATCTTAACTTTTGGGATTTATGGAGCTTGGTTTCAAATTGAAATTAGAAAATATATTCTGAGTCATTTACGATTTGGAAACTTATCTTTTGATTTCAAAGGTAAAGGAGAAACTTTGTTTTGGATTAACTTAAAATTTATTCTTTTATTTTATCTTACATTAGGTATATATTCTTTTTGGTATTTAAAAAATCTATGGACTTTTTATGCTGAGAATACAGAAGTAACACAAGATGGAAAAAAAGTAAATTTCAAGTTAAATATTAAACCTGGTGATATTTTTGAATTAATGATAGTTAATTTTTTATTGATTGTGTTAACTTTAGGAATAGCAACACCATGGGTTACTATTAGAACATTTAATTTTATTTTCCGTTTTTTAGAAATTGAAGAAGGTTTAAATACTAATGTTATACAACAAACATCTTATGATGATTATGATGATGCATCTGGAGATGACTTATTAGATTTTTTAGATTTAGATTTACTATAA
- a CDS encoding M48 family metallopeptidase — protein MPFKVNYFDGKSSQTHEAYISPSSLAWKISFKKKENNPIQISWNIQNIKKSEVHTKGLISFTYGNTFPFQKIESSDNNFIEYLNKSNHKNLNNRVNTFLHKHKKRSIISLLLAVFTILFTIYFYVIPTVAINFVSKLNKTQIIEFGNYTFNVLLKDLDIDKEKSNKLQLFINDMNVNTTFPIKAYVVNNKELNAYALSGGKIVIYSSLLNKIENEHQLTALIGHEISHIENRHVLKNLSRNLSGKVFLSIIFNDFNSISAVLTKNAHLFSQLSYSRNLENEADIYSMEIMQKNNLNLSGMPELFQILKKENEIEIPKYLNNHPALRDRILYTKKIAEKQSSFKRNLILKDRWNNLKQLISKTNTNTINE, from the coding sequence ATGCCTTTTAAAGTAAACTATTTTGATGGGAAGTCATCTCAAACACATGAAGCTTATATTTCACCAAGCTCCTTAGCTTGGAAAATTTCTTTCAAAAAAAAAGAAAACAACCCTATACAAATTTCATGGAATATTCAGAATATCAAAAAGTCAGAGGTTCACACAAAAGGATTAATTTCTTTTACTTATGGCAATACCTTTCCTTTTCAAAAAATAGAAAGCTCAGACAATAATTTTATAGAGTACCTAAATAAAAGTAATCACAAAAATTTAAATAATAGAGTTAATACTTTTTTACATAAACACAAAAAGAGATCTATAATAAGCCTGCTTTTAGCAGTTTTTACGATACTCTTCACTATATATTTTTATGTTATTCCAACTGTAGCTATAAATTTTGTTTCAAAATTAAATAAAACACAAATAATTGAATTTGGTAATTACACTTTTAATGTACTATTGAAAGATTTAGATATTGATAAAGAAAAGTCAAATAAATTACAACTTTTCATTAATGATATGAATGTAAATACTACCTTTCCAATAAAGGCGTATGTAGTAAATAATAAAGAATTGAATGCTTATGCTCTTTCTGGTGGAAAAATAGTGATTTACTCTTCACTACTTAATAAAATAGAGAATGAACACCAGTTAACTGCTTTAATAGGTCATGAGATTTCTCATATAGAAAACAGACATGTACTAAAAAATTTAAGCAGAAATTTGTCCGGAAAAGTATTTCTCTCTATTATATTTAATGATTTTAATAGTATTTCCGCTGTTTTAACAAAGAATGCGCATTTATTTTCTCAATTGTCATATTCTCGTAACTTAGAAAATGAAGCTGATATATATAGTATGGAAATTATGCAAAAAAATAATTTAAACTTATCTGGAATGCCAGAGTTATTTCAAATTCTAAAAAAAGAAAATGAGATTGAAATACCAAAATACTTAAACAATCATCCCGCTCTTAGAGACAGGATACTATACACAAAAAAAATAGCAGAAAAACAATCTTCCTTTAAGAGAAATCTAATTCTAAAAGATAGATGGAATAATTTAAAACAACTAATTTCAAAAACAAATACTAATACTATAAATGAGTAA